A single genomic interval of Microbacterium sp. LWO14-1.2 harbors:
- a CDS encoding tRNA (adenine-N1)-methyltransferase, with product MSQATAHRPSGPFREGDRVQLTGPKGRLHTVTLREDGELHTHHGVLRHRDLIGLPDGSVVSNSSGHEYLALRPLLRDFAMSMPRGAAIVYPKDAAQIVMQADVFPGAVVVEAGVGSGALSLSLLRAIGPAGRLVSFERRDDFAEVARGNVETFFGETPSTWSVVVGDLAEALPAEFEPGTVDRVVLDMLAPWECMDVVADALTPGGVVLCYVATATQLSRVAEYIRGTGLFTDPDASETMVRGWHVEGLAVRPDHRMVAHTGFLLTARRLAPGAVAPSVKRRASKSSYGDDDVELWTPGAVGDREITDKNLRKRAREAAKAAEGARLAAASRESEPPTE from the coding sequence ATGAGCCAGGCCACCGCCCACCGCCCCAGTGGACCGTTCCGCGAGGGCGACAGGGTCCAGCTCACAGGTCCGAAGGGCCGTCTGCACACGGTCACGCTCCGAGAGGACGGCGAGCTGCACACGCACCACGGGGTGCTGCGCCACCGCGACCTCATCGGACTGCCGGACGGCTCGGTCGTTTCGAACAGCTCCGGCCACGAGTACCTCGCCCTGCGCCCGCTGCTCCGCGACTTCGCGATGTCGATGCCCCGCGGCGCGGCGATCGTGTACCCGAAGGATGCCGCGCAGATCGTCATGCAGGCCGACGTGTTCCCCGGAGCCGTGGTCGTCGAGGCCGGCGTCGGCTCCGGCGCGCTGTCGCTGTCGCTGCTGCGCGCGATCGGCCCGGCGGGCCGCCTCGTGTCGTTCGAACGCCGCGACGACTTCGCCGAGGTCGCGCGGGGCAATGTGGAGACCTTCTTCGGCGAGACCCCGTCGACGTGGAGCGTGGTCGTCGGCGACCTCGCCGAGGCGCTGCCCGCGGAGTTCGAGCCGGGAACCGTCGATCGCGTGGTGCTCGACATGCTCGCGCCGTGGGAGTGCATGGACGTCGTCGCCGACGCCCTGACTCCCGGAGGCGTGGTGCTGTGCTACGTCGCCACAGCCACACAGCTCTCCCGCGTCGCCGAGTACATCCGCGGCACCGGTCTGTTCACCGACCCCGACGCCTCGGAGACGATGGTCCGCGGCTGGCACGTCGAGGGCCTCGCCGTGCGCCCGGACCACCGCATGGTCGCGCACACCGGTTTCCTTCTCACCGCTCGCCGGCTCGCTCCCGGAGCGGTCGCCCCGTCGGTGAAGCGCCGCGCTTCGAAGAGCAGCTACGGCGACGACGACGTCGAGCTCTGGACTCCCGGGGCCGTGGGCGACCGCGAGATCACCGACAAGAATCTGCGCAAGCGCGCGAGGGAGGCGGCCAAGGCTGCGGAGGGCGCGCGTCTCGCCGCTGCATCGCGCGAATCGGAGCCCCCGACGGAATAG
- a CDS encoding DEAD/DEAH box helicase: MLSPSFPQRAPWGTANKLRAWQQEALEQYFEADQRDFLVAATPGAGKTTFALTLAVELMRSGEVNRIIVVAPTEHLKTQWADAAARVHIRLDPQFKNSHWAPARHYHGAVVTYAQVAAKSSVHRHLTEDANTLVILDEVHHGGDALSWGDAIRDAYGPAKRRLLLSGTPFRSDTAPIPFVEYHPDESGARISRTDYNYGYGRALADGVVRPVLFHMYAGKMRWRTSSGDELETHLGQDNTKDVTSQAWRTALDPEGEWMPAVLSAADRRLTEIRHHIPDAGGLVLATDQTVARAYAKILHSITRQQPTIVLSDDATASERIEKFSASDDRWMVAVRMVSEGVDVPRLAVGVYATSSSTPLFFAQAIGRFVRARRRGEAASVFLPQVPVLMGLANEMDKQRDHALDRQSKDDDGLEDSLLDSANREDDASDALTQEFSYQALSSIAHFDRLVFEGQEFGQLAEPGTPEEEEFIGFPGLLEPEHVHELLMQRQARQSRLREAREAAAGPTETTTLPAPLHRTLKEQRQLLNSLVGLYARQKGEPHGAVHAELRRICGGPAVAQATVTQLQARIDVLRKRVRS, encoded by the coding sequence ATGCTTTCTCCGTCCTTTCCCCAGCGCGCCCCGTGGGGAACCGCCAACAAGCTGCGTGCCTGGCAGCAGGAGGCTCTCGAGCAGTACTTCGAGGCGGATCAGCGCGACTTCCTCGTCGCCGCGACACCCGGGGCAGGCAAGACCACGTTCGCCCTCACCCTCGCCGTCGAGCTCATGCGCAGCGGCGAGGTGAACCGGATCATCGTCGTCGCTCCGACCGAGCATCTGAAGACCCAGTGGGCAGATGCCGCGGCTCGCGTGCACATCCGGCTCGATCCCCAGTTCAAGAACAGTCACTGGGCGCCGGCGCGCCACTATCACGGCGCTGTCGTGACCTACGCGCAGGTGGCGGCGAAGTCGTCGGTGCACCGTCACCTCACCGAAGACGCGAACACGCTCGTGATCCTCGACGAGGTGCACCATGGCGGTGACGCGCTGAGCTGGGGCGACGCCATCCGCGACGCGTACGGACCGGCCAAGAGGCGCCTGCTCCTCTCCGGAACCCCGTTCCGCAGCGACACCGCGCCCATCCCGTTCGTCGAGTACCACCCGGACGAGTCCGGGGCGCGGATCTCGCGGACCGACTACAACTACGGCTACGGACGAGCCCTCGCCGACGGCGTCGTGCGGCCGGTGCTCTTCCACATGTACGCGGGCAAGATGCGGTGGCGCACGAGCTCGGGCGACGAGCTCGAGACGCACCTCGGGCAGGACAATACGAAGGACGTCACGTCCCAGGCCTGGCGTACCGCTCTCGATCCGGAGGGCGAGTGGATGCCGGCGGTGCTCTCCGCCGCTGATCGTCGCCTCACCGAGATCCGCCACCACATCCCCGATGCCGGCGGACTCGTGCTGGCCACAGACCAGACCGTGGCGCGGGCCTACGCCAAGATCCTCCACAGCATCACGCGCCAGCAGCCGACGATCGTGCTCTCCGACGATGCGACGGCCTCCGAGCGGATCGAGAAGTTCAGTGCGAGCGACGATCGCTGGATGGTCGCGGTGCGCATGGTGTCGGAGGGTGTCGACGTGCCGCGCCTCGCGGTCGGGGTCTACGCCACGTCGTCGTCGACGCCGCTGTTCTTCGCGCAGGCCATCGGGCGCTTCGTGCGCGCCCGCCGACGGGGCGAGGCGGCGAGCGTCTTCCTTCCGCAGGTTCCCGTCCTCATGGGACTGGCGAACGAGATGGACAAGCAGCGCGACCACGCGCTCGATCGACAGTCGAAAGACGACGACGGACTCGAGGACTCACTGCTCGACAGCGCGAACCGGGAGGACGACGCGTCGGACGCGCTGACCCAGGAGTTCAGCTATCAGGCGCTGTCGTCGATCGCGCACTTCGATCGGCTCGTGTTCGAGGGCCAGGAGTTCGGTCAGCTGGCCGAACCGGGCACCCCGGAGGAGGAGGAGTTCATCGGGTTCCCCGGGCTCCTCGAGCCCGAGCACGTGCATGAACTCCTGATGCAGCGTCAGGCGCGGCAGTCCCGGCTCCGTGAAGCGCGCGAGGCGGCGGCCGGGCCCACCGAGACGACCACGCTCCCCGCACCCCTCCATCGCACGCTCAAGGAGCAGCGGCAGCTGCTGAACAGCCTCGTCGGGCTCTACGCGCGGCAGAAGGGCGAGCCGCACGGAGCAGTGCACGCCGAGCTGCGTCGCATCTGCGGCGGTCCGGCTGTCGCGCAGGCGACGGTCACCCAGCTGCAGGCCCGGATCGACGTGCTGCGCAAGCGCGTCCGCTCCTGA
- a CDS encoding undecaprenyl-diphosphate phosphatase codes for MHLLEALILGLVQGLTEFLPISSSAHLRILGTFLPSGEDPGAAFTAITQIGTEAAVVVFFWRDIVRIIRQWFRSLIGKAPKSDPDARMGWMIIIGSIPIVVLGLLFQDQIETVFRSMWIVAVMLIVFGILLGVADYVGSKRRKLNDLTYPHGVAYGFAQALALIPGVSRSGGTITMGLFLGYERAAAARYAFLLAIPAVFGSGFYQVFKSWDQPSFFSFGDTLAATGVAFVVALAVIAFFMNYISKRSFLPFVIYRILLGSVLLVLLGLGVIPA; via the coding sequence ATGCACCTGCTCGAAGCGCTCATCCTCGGCCTCGTGCAGGGACTCACCGAGTTCCTGCCCATCTCCTCGAGTGCGCACCTGCGCATCCTCGGCACGTTCCTGCCGTCCGGGGAGGACCCGGGCGCCGCGTTCACCGCCATCACGCAGATCGGTACAGAGGCCGCGGTGGTGGTGTTCTTCTGGCGCGACATCGTGCGCATCATCCGCCAGTGGTTCCGATCTCTCATCGGCAAGGCCCCGAAGAGCGACCCCGATGCGCGCATGGGCTGGATGATCATCATCGGCAGCATCCCCATCGTCGTCCTCGGGCTGCTGTTCCAGGATCAGATCGAGACAGTCTTCCGGTCGATGTGGATCGTCGCGGTCATGCTCATCGTGTTCGGCATCCTGCTCGGAGTGGCCGACTACGTCGGCTCCAAGCGTCGCAAGCTGAACGACCTGACCTACCCGCACGGCGTCGCGTACGGCTTCGCTCAGGCGCTCGCGCTGATCCCGGGGGTCTCGCGCTCCGGCGGCACGATCACGATGGGGCTGTTCCTCGGGTACGAGCGCGCTGCGGCTGCCCGCTACGCGTTCCTGCTCGCCATCCCGGCGGTCTTCGGAAGCGGCTTCTACCAGGTGTTCAAGAGCTGGGACCAGCCCTCGTTCTTCTCGTTCGGCGACACGCTCGCGGCGACCGGCGTCGCGTTCGTCGTGGCCCTCGCGGTGATCGCGTTCTTCATGAACTACATCTCGAAGCGCAGCTTCCTGCCCTTCGTGATCTACCGCATCCTGCTCGGATCGGTGCTCCTGGTGCTGCTCGGACTGGGCGTCATCCCGGCCTGA
- a CDS encoding WYL domain-containing protein has protein sequence MAARIPAEERLTNLVVALMATEIGLTKQQILDNVSGYRQRADAGARSDALEKMFERDKDELRTLGVPVETLGDQSDPNDLREARYRIPQAEYDLPGDIEFTPAELAVLRLAGSVWSAESASGDAQAGVRKIRALGIDGDEPIIGFAPRITARDEAFPVLQEAIEKSRVVVFEYLKPGEDAPRRRSIRPLALVDYEARWHVFGIDVAIEEDRMFLLSRIVGKVKMTAASFDPSLRDGAGERALSGLEAVAAQNSALLEVTPGTEASLRLGRRATPATQGIRVPFVDMHILADELASYGPEVRVVEPAPLRDAVISRLTAVIEANTDAEEGR, from the coding sequence ATGGCGGCCCGTATTCCCGCGGAGGAGCGCCTGACGAACCTCGTCGTGGCGCTCATGGCCACGGAGATCGGGCTCACCAAGCAGCAGATCCTCGACAACGTCTCCGGGTACCGTCAGCGTGCGGATGCCGGTGCGCGCTCGGACGCTCTCGAGAAGATGTTCGAGCGCGACAAGGACGAGCTCCGCACTCTCGGCGTACCCGTCGAGACGCTGGGAGACCAGTCCGACCCGAACGACCTCCGCGAGGCCCGTTACCGGATCCCGCAGGCCGAGTACGACCTCCCCGGCGATATCGAGTTCACGCCGGCCGAGCTGGCCGTGCTGCGACTCGCGGGCAGCGTCTGGAGCGCGGAATCGGCATCCGGCGACGCGCAGGCCGGTGTCCGCAAGATCCGCGCATTGGGGATCGACGGCGACGAGCCGATCATCGGCTTCGCACCGCGCATCACCGCCCGCGACGAGGCGTTCCCCGTGCTTCAGGAAGCGATCGAGAAGAGCCGGGTCGTCGTGTTCGAGTATCTGAAGCCGGGCGAGGACGCACCGCGGCGACGCAGCATCCGTCCGCTCGCTCTGGTCGACTACGAGGCGCGCTGGCACGTCTTCGGGATCGATGTCGCGATCGAGGAGGATCGGATGTTCCTGCTCAGTCGGATCGTCGGCAAGGTGAAGATGACGGCGGCCTCGTTCGACCCGTCGCTCCGTGACGGCGCGGGGGAGCGGGCCCTCAGCGGTCTCGAAGCCGTCGCCGCCCAGAACTCCGCGCTGCTCGAGGTGACGCCGGGGACGGAGGCGTCCCTGCGGCTCGGACGCCGCGCCACACCGGCCACTCAGGGTATCCGGGTGCCGTTCGTCGACATGCACATCCTCGCCGACGAGCTCGCCTCGTACGGACCCGAGGTCCGCGTGGTCGAGCCGGCACCCCTGCGCGACGCCGTGATCTCGCGGCTGACCGCAGTGATCGAGGCCAACACCGACGCGGAGGAGGGCCGATGA
- a CDS encoding M20/M25/M40 family metallo-hydrolase, with amino-acid sequence MTEQSLPEVVRVARDLIRFDTSNFGGGDAKGEREAAEYVGAYLTELGLEVEYYEPIPRRTNVMARVPGRDRSKPALVVHGHLDVVPAMPEDWTVDPFAGVVQNGMLWGRGAVDMKNMDAMILTAVADILRAGEKPERDLVLAFFADEENGGVEGSALVVRDRPEWFAGATEAISEVGGYSIYVDDRRAYLLQVGEKALIWIRLVAKGRAGHGSRLHDDNAVTKLAEAVAAIGRTRWPVRLTPTTEALLQGLSDLTGRPVDDPDALAAAAGPAAAFLRSTFRTTTNPTVLSAGYKHNVIPERAEALIDVRVIPGTEDDVLRELQQIVGDEIEIQTVVRDIGMETPFEGDLVDAMVASLGHHDPGVPVIPYLLGAGTDNKALAYLGITGYGFAPLRLPADLDFTGMFHGVDERVPVESLVFGQQVLADLLRTY; translated from the coding sequence ATGACCGAGCAGTCCCTTCCCGAAGTCGTGCGCGTGGCCCGAGACCTGATCCGCTTCGACACGTCGAACTTCGGCGGAGGAGACGCCAAGGGCGAGCGTGAGGCAGCGGAGTACGTCGGCGCCTACCTCACGGAGCTCGGACTCGAGGTCGAGTACTACGAACCGATCCCGCGGCGTACCAACGTGATGGCCAGGGTGCCGGGTCGCGACCGCAGCAAGCCAGCACTCGTGGTGCACGGTCATCTCGACGTCGTCCCGGCGATGCCGGAGGACTGGACGGTCGACCCCTTCGCGGGTGTCGTTCAGAACGGGATGCTCTGGGGTCGAGGCGCCGTCGACATGAAGAACATGGATGCGATGATCCTCACCGCGGTCGCGGACATCCTGCGCGCCGGCGAGAAGCCCGAGCGCGACCTTGTGCTGGCGTTCTTCGCCGACGAGGAGAACGGCGGCGTGGAGGGCTCCGCGCTCGTCGTGCGCGACCGGCCGGAGTGGTTCGCGGGTGCGACGGAGGCGATCAGCGAGGTCGGCGGGTACTCGATCTACGTCGACGACCGTCGCGCGTACCTGCTGCAGGTGGGGGAGAAGGCGCTGATCTGGATCCGTCTCGTCGCGAAGGGGCGGGCCGGGCACGGCAGCCGCCTGCACGACGACAACGCGGTCACGAAACTGGCGGAGGCCGTCGCGGCGATCGGCCGCACACGCTGGCCCGTCCGACTCACGCCGACGACCGAGGCGCTGCTGCAGGGGCTGAGCGACCTCACCGGGCGTCCGGTCGACGACCCCGACGCGCTGGCCGCTGCAGCGGGTCCCGCCGCGGCATTCCTGCGCTCGACCTTCCGTACGACGACGAACCCGACCGTGCTGAGTGCCGGGTACAAGCACAACGTCATCCCGGAGCGGGCCGAGGCGCTCATCGACGTCCGCGTGATCCCCGGCACCGAAGACGATGTGCTGCGCGAGCTGCAGCAGATCGTGGGAGACGAGATCGAGATCCAGACCGTCGTGCGCGACATCGGCATGGAAACGCCGTTCGAGGGCGACCTGGTCGACGCGATGGTGGCGAGCCTGGGCCATCACGACCCGGGCGTGCCCGTCATCCCGTATCTCCTCGGGGCGGGGACGGACAACAAGGCGCTCGCGTATCTCGGCATCACCGGGTACGGCTTCGCGCCGCTGCGGCTGCCGGCCGACCTGGACTTCACGGGCATGTTCCACGGAGTCGACGAGCGCGTGCCCGTAGAATCGCTTGTCTTCGGTCAGCAGGTGCTGGCCGATCTGCTGCGCACGTACTGA
- a CDS encoding WYL domain-containing protein — protein sequence MSAQAKPLLAADRVRVYLTLVPYLLEHGQVSLQEAAAEFGVTPNEMRQMVEKLTVIGLPGDSGYWQQPQEMFDINWDLLDEEDVIEITNDVALRRVPRFTAREAAALLAGLQMVAAVPAVSDSGLVSGLISKLSRGAADAPAEVVVAPSAVDEVRRVVSQGVRDGVAVSFTYQAPDAAPTTRTVDPVQVLITNAQWYLQGWCHMRKAMRTFHLDRVSDARLTDIPITHAGDHVPEAFAAAEDEGEVRVRIPERIAPLLRGFLTGDEVEAKDGVVTARLHLADPRGVKRLAARFGGVMEVIEPGIARAAAREWAAAGLALYGHPDRPDAG from the coding sequence ATGAGCGCGCAGGCGAAGCCGCTGCTCGCCGCCGACCGCGTGCGGGTGTATCTGACCCTCGTCCCGTATCTGCTCGAGCACGGTCAGGTCTCGCTGCAGGAGGCGGCGGCGGAGTTCGGCGTCACTCCGAACGAGATGCGCCAGATGGTCGAGAAGCTCACGGTCATCGGCCTTCCTGGCGACTCGGGCTACTGGCAGCAGCCGCAGGAGATGTTCGACATCAACTGGGACCTGCTCGACGAGGAGGACGTCATCGAGATCACGAACGACGTCGCGCTGCGCCGCGTGCCGCGATTCACGGCTCGCGAGGCCGCAGCCCTGCTCGCCGGTCTGCAGATGGTCGCCGCAGTTCCGGCCGTGTCGGACTCCGGTCTCGTGAGCGGCCTGATCTCGAAGCTCTCGCGCGGTGCCGCGGACGCCCCCGCAGAGGTCGTCGTCGCCCCCAGCGCCGTCGACGAGGTCCGCCGCGTCGTCTCCCAGGGCGTCCGCGACGGCGTCGCCGTCTCGTTCACCTATCAGGCGCCCGATGCCGCCCCGACGACCCGCACCGTGGATCCCGTGCAGGTGCTGATCACCAACGCCCAGTGGTACCTGCAGGGCTGGTGCCACATGCGCAAGGCGATGCGGACGTTCCACCTCGACCGCGTCAGTGACGCACGCCTCACCGACATCCCGATCACGCATGCCGGCGATCACGTCCCCGAGGCGTTCGCGGCAGCCGAGGACGAGGGCGAAGTGCGGGTGCGTATCCCCGAGAGAATCGCCCCGCTGCTGCGCGGGTTCCTCACCGGAGACGAGGTCGAGGCGAAGGACGGCGTGGTCACGGCCCGGCTGCATCTCGCCGACCCACGCGGCGTCAAACGCCTCGCCGCCCGATTCGGCGGGGTGATGGAGGTCATCGAGCCCGGCATCGCCCGCGCTGCCGCCCGGGAATGGGCTGCGGCCGGACTCGCGCTGTATGGCCACCCGGATCGCCCTGACGCCGGTTAG
- a CDS encoding VIT1/CCC1 family protein yields MTAPAPAPATDADRRRWARYLVEERAEGLVYQRLAHRRSGEEREILLGLADAERRHEQHWLDLLGGEPARLPRAGVRSRLLGRMAGRFGSIFVLALAQSAEARSPYDEEQYATPAMRADEKVHYEVVRGLAARGRRRLSGSFRAAVFGANDGLVSNLALVLGIGATGVSSGFVLFSGIAGLLAGALSMGAGEFVSVRSQRELLAATEANEDAAATAADLDIDENELALVYRARGVGPEEALERASRIVAAARAGVERTATTGPVHVHGGDDHDIVGSDWTAALSSFLLFSSGAIIPVLPWIFGLQGTTAVVVALVLVGVALLSTGAMVGILSGGPPLRRALRQLAIGFGAAAVTYVLGLVFGVGAV; encoded by the coding sequence ATGACCGCACCTGCGCCTGCCCCCGCGACCGACGCCGATCGACGTCGGTGGGCCCGCTACCTCGTCGAGGAGCGGGCCGAGGGCCTCGTCTACCAGCGACTCGCTCACCGTCGCTCAGGGGAGGAGCGCGAGATCCTCCTCGGACTCGCCGACGCCGAGCGACGACACGAGCAGCACTGGCTCGATCTGCTCGGCGGCGAGCCGGCACGTCTGCCCAGGGCGGGTGTCCGCTCGCGTCTGCTCGGGCGGATGGCGGGACGATTCGGCTCGATCTTCGTGCTCGCCCTCGCGCAGAGCGCCGAGGCGCGGTCGCCGTACGACGAGGAGCAGTACGCCACCCCCGCGATGCGGGCCGACGAGAAGGTGCACTACGAGGTCGTCCGCGGACTCGCCGCGCGGGGGCGACGCCGCTTGTCCGGCTCCTTCCGAGCCGCGGTGTTCGGCGCGAACGACGGTCTCGTCAGCAACCTCGCGCTCGTGCTCGGCATCGGGGCGACCGGTGTGAGCTCGGGCTTCGTGCTCTTCAGCGGCATCGCCGGGCTGCTGGCCGGTGCGCTGTCGATGGGCGCGGGGGAGTTCGTCTCGGTGAGGTCGCAGCGCGAGCTGCTCGCGGCGACGGAGGCGAACGAGGACGCAGCGGCCACCGCCGCCGACCTCGACATCGACGAGAACGAGCTGGCTCTCGTCTACCGCGCGCGGGGAGTCGGCCCGGAGGAGGCGCTCGAACGCGCCAGTCGCATCGTCGCCGCGGCCCGCGCAGGCGTCGAGCGCACCGCGACCACCGGTCCGGTACACGTGCACGGCGGTGACGACCACGACATCGTCGGCAGCGACTGGACTGCCGCCCTCTCGTCGTTCCTGCTGTTCTCCTCCGGCGCCATCATCCCTGTGCTCCCGTGGATCTTCGGACTGCAGGGCACCACGGCCGTCGTCGTGGCCCTCGTGCTGGTGGGTGTCGCGCTCCTGTCGACGGGAGCGATGGTCGGCATCCTGTCCGGCGGCCCGCCGCTGCGCCGCGCGCTGCGTCAGCTGGCGATAGGTTTCGGAGCCGCTGCCGTCACCTACGTGCTCGGACTGGTGTTCGGCGTCGGGGCGGTGTGA
- a CDS encoding HAD family phosphatase — protein MSRQPRAILWDMDGTLVDTEPYWMAAETALVESFGGSWSHEQALQLVGNGLVDSAVILQNAGVDMEADAIISLLTDGVQEALRVQGVPFRPGARELLLDLKSAGITTGLVTMSLRRMALSVVDLIEFDAFDIVVAGDDVSNPKPHPEPYLHAASLLEVDIADTLVIEDSPTGLRAGLAAGAVALGVPHIVPLDHVGAHELWPTLQDRTAADLVDLFDRKAMTGATR, from the coding sequence GTGAGCAGACAGCCCCGCGCGATCCTCTGGGACATGGACGGAACCCTCGTCGACACCGAGCCGTACTGGATGGCGGCGGAGACGGCGCTCGTCGAATCCTTCGGCGGGAGCTGGAGCCACGAGCAGGCTCTGCAGCTCGTCGGCAACGGTCTGGTCGACAGTGCCGTGATCCTGCAGAACGCGGGTGTCGACATGGAGGCCGACGCGATCATCTCCCTCCTCACCGACGGGGTGCAGGAGGCGCTGCGGGTGCAGGGCGTGCCGTTCCGACCGGGTGCCCGCGAGCTGCTCCTCGACCTGAAGTCCGCCGGTATCACGACCGGTCTCGTGACGATGTCCCTGCGCCGTATGGCGCTCAGCGTGGTCGACCTCATCGAGTTCGACGCCTTCGACATCGTGGTCGCCGGCGACGACGTCTCGAACCCCAAGCCGCACCCGGAGCCCTACCTGCACGCCGCGTCGCTCCTCGAGGTCGACATCGCCGACACGCTCGTGATCGAGGACTCGCCGACGGGACTCCGCGCAGGCCTCGCCGCGGGCGCCGTGGCTCTGGGCGTGCCGCACATCGTCCCGCTCGACCACGTCGGCGCGCACGAGCTGTGGCCGACGCTGCAGGATCGCACCGCCGCGGATCTCGTCGACCTCTTCGACCGCAAGGCCATGACAGGAGCCACCCGATGA
- a CDS encoding PAC2 family protein, producing MDVLGSRIIIAAFDGWNDAGEAASGAIAALRAENEYDLVHSIDPELYFDYQYTRPATKTDAEGRRQLTWPEAGLWRPRDPGPGPELWILTGVEPARTWQAFASEFMDVALRDDITGLVTLGAMLSDVPHTRPISIFASSQNEQVREAHGLERSLYEGPVGILSVFEHFAETSGIPTASLWASVPHYVASATPSPKVTLALLDRLEELTGVDVPRDHLRTEAAAWEASIDAAAADDEDMTEYIRQLERTRDTWDSPDASGDAIAQAFERYLKRRGDGPADRKG from the coding sequence ATGGATGTTCTGGGTTCTCGCATCATCATCGCCGCCTTCGATGGCTGGAACGACGCGGGCGAAGCGGCGAGCGGCGCGATCGCCGCACTGCGCGCGGAGAACGAGTACGACCTCGTGCACTCGATCGACCCCGAGTTGTACTTCGACTACCAGTACACGCGACCGGCCACGAAGACGGATGCCGAGGGGCGCCGCCAGCTGACCTGGCCGGAGGCCGGGCTGTGGCGTCCGCGCGATCCGGGTCCCGGCCCCGAGCTGTGGATCCTCACCGGCGTCGAGCCCGCCCGCACCTGGCAGGCGTTCGCCTCGGAATTCATGGACGTCGCACTCCGCGACGACATCACCGGACTCGTCACCCTCGGGGCGATGCTCTCCGACGTGCCGCATACCCGCCCGATCTCGATCTTCGCGTCCAGCCAGAACGAGCAGGTGCGCGAGGCGCACGGCCTCGAGCGGTCCCTGTACGAGGGGCCCGTCGGCATCCTCAGCGTCTTCGAGCACTTCGCCGAGACGTCCGGCATCCCCACCGCGAGCCTGTGGGCGAGCGTCCCGCACTACGTGGCGTCGGCGACCCCCTCGCCGAAGGTCACACTGGCGCTGCTCGACCGCCTGGAGGAGCTGACCGGCGTGGACGTCCCCCGGGACCACCTGCGCACCGAGGCCGCCGCATGGGAGGCGTCGATCGACGCCGCCGCGGCCGACGACGAGGACATGACCGAGTACATCAGGCAGCTCGAGCGCACGCGAGACACATGGGACTCGCCGGATGCGTCGGGCGACGCGATCGCCCAGGCGTTCGAGCGCTATCTGAAGCGCAGGGGCGACGGGCCGGCTGACCGCAAGGGCTGA
- a CDS encoding SGNH/GDSL hydrolase family protein produces MTDQDSTRTPYVANDTPHPWRRFVAVGDSFTEGIGDPDPAVPGGHRGWADRVAEVLAQDVDDFAYANLAVRGKLIAQIVEDQIEPAVELRPDLVSICAGGNDVIRPGTDPDAIAAQLEDAVARLASTGAAVLLFTGIDTGFTPVFRPFRGKVAIYNENVRAIADRHDCIVADQWALKVVQDMRFFDDDRLHYNALGHHEVARMVLRALNVPNDLEAMQPEPLPVRTWREARAEDLGWAREHLVPWVLRRLRHQSSGDHVAAKRPDAAPFLRLPENR; encoded by the coding sequence ATGACCGACCAGGATTCGACTCGGACCCCGTACGTGGCCAACGACACGCCCCACCCGTGGCGCCGTTTCGTGGCCGTGGGCGACTCGTTCACCGAGGGCATCGGCGACCCCGATCCCGCCGTACCCGGTGGACACCGCGGCTGGGCGGACCGCGTGGCCGAAGTGCTGGCGCAGGACGTCGACGACTTCGCCTATGCGAACCTCGCCGTGCGCGGCAAGCTCATCGCGCAGATCGTGGAGGACCAGATCGAACCGGCCGTCGAGCTGCGCCCCGACCTCGTCTCGATCTGCGCGGGCGGCAACGACGTGATCCGTCCCGGGACCGATCCCGACGCGATCGCCGCGCAGCTGGAGGACGCCGTCGCCCGCCTCGCGTCGACCGGCGCGGCGGTGCTGCTGTTCACCGGCATCGACACGGGCTTCACGCCGGTGTTCCGTCCCTTCCGAGGGAAGGTCGCGATCTACAACGAGAACGTGCGGGCGATCGCCGATCGCCACGACTGCATCGTCGCGGATCAGTGGGCGCTGAAGGTCGTGCAGGACATGCGGTTCTTCGACGACGACCGCCTGCACTACAACGCCCTCGGCCACCACGAGGTCGCGCGCATGGTGCTGCGCGCCCTCAACGTGCCCAACGACCTCGAAGCGATGCAGCCGGAACCCCTGCCGGTCCGCACCTGGCGCGAGGCGCGCGCCGAGGACCTCGGGTGGGCCCGCGAGCACCTCGTCCCGTGGGTGCTGCGCCGTCTGCGTCACCAGTCCTCCGGTGACCATGTGGCGGCGAAGCGCCCCGACGCGGCGCCGTTCCTCCGACTGCCCGAGAACCGCTGA